The Paraburkholderia sp. SOS3 genome includes a region encoding these proteins:
- the secG gene encoding preprotein translocase subunit SecG, whose product MLYLKTLIIVVQLLSALGIIGLVLLQHGKGADMGAAFGSGASGSLFGATGSANFLSRSTAVLAAIFFVTTLALTYLGAYHAKPSAGVLGTAATTSAPAATPASGPASAAAPASVSTATNAVAPGGSGASSGAAAAAPASSAPGQDVPK is encoded by the coding sequence ATGCTGTATTTGAAAACATTGATCATCGTCGTGCAGCTGTTGTCGGCGCTTGGCATTATTGGCCTCGTGCTGTTGCAGCATGGCAAGGGCGCGGACATGGGCGCGGCGTTCGGTAGCGGCGCATCGGGCAGCCTGTTTGGCGCAACCGGTTCGGCGAACTTCCTGTCCCGTTCGACGGCGGTGCTCGCCGCGATCTTCTTTGTCACGACGCTTGCGCTGACTTATCTCGGTGCGTATCACGCGAAGCCTTCGGCAGGTGTCCTTGGTACCGCGGCAACGACAAGCGCGCCTGCTGCCACACCGGCATCCGGGCCCGCATCGGCCGCTGCGCCCGCGTCGGTTTCTACTGCAACGAATGCGGTTGCTCCGGGTGGTTCAGGTGCGTCTTCAGGTGCTGCGGCTGCTGCGCCTGCATCGTCGGCGCCGGGTCAGGATGTGCCGAAATAA
- a CDS encoding NuoB/complex I 20 kDa subunit family protein, whose product MSIEGVLKEGFVTTTADKLINWTRTGSLWPMTFGLACCAVEMMHAGAARYDLDRFGVVFRPSPRQSDVMIVAGTLCNKMAPALRKVYDQMAEPRWVISMGSCANGGGYYHYSYSVVRGCDRIVPVDVYVPGCPPTAEALVYGVIQLQAKIRRTNTIARQ is encoded by the coding sequence ATGAGTATCGAAGGGGTCTTGAAGGAAGGGTTTGTCACCACGACGGCTGACAAACTGATCAACTGGACGCGCACCGGCTCGCTGTGGCCGATGACGTTCGGTCTCGCGTGTTGCGCGGTCGAGATGATGCATGCGGGCGCGGCCCGCTACGACCTCGACCGTTTCGGCGTTGTGTTTCGTCCGAGTCCGCGTCAGTCGGACGTGATGATCGTCGCCGGCACGCTGTGCAACAAGATGGCGCCGGCGCTGCGCAAGGTATACGACCAGATGGCCGAGCCGCGCTGGGTGATTTCGATGGGCTCGTGCGCGAACGGGGGTGGCTACTACCACTACTCGTACTCGGTCGTACGTGGCTGCGATCGTATCGTGCCGGTCGACGTCTACGTGCCGGGCTGTCCGCCGACGGCCGAGGCGCTCGTCTATGGCGTGATCCAGCTACAGGCAAAGATCCGCCGCACCAACACCATCGCCCGTCAATAA
- a CDS encoding NADH-quinone oxidoreductase subunit C: protein MASKLETLKANLEAAFGGRLSSITESIGELTIVVKASEYLDVVKRLRDDTSLKFEQLIDLCGVDYQTYGDGAYEGPRFAAVLHLLSIANNWRVRVRVFAPDDDLPIVPSVVDVWNSANWYEREAFDLYGIVFEGHPDLRRILTDYGFIGHPFRKDFPVSGYVEMRYDPEEKRVVYQPVTIEPREITPRVIREDRYGGLKH from the coding sequence ATGGCAAGCAAACTCGAGACCCTCAAAGCGAATCTCGAGGCGGCCTTTGGCGGCCGCCTGTCGAGCATCACGGAATCGATCGGTGAACTGACGATCGTCGTGAAGGCGAGCGAATACCTCGACGTGGTGAAGCGTCTGCGCGACGACACATCGCTGAAGTTCGAACAGCTGATCGATCTGTGCGGCGTCGATTACCAGACGTATGGCGACGGCGCTTACGAAGGCCCGCGTTTTGCCGCGGTACTGCATCTGCTCTCCATTGCAAACAACTGGCGCGTGCGCGTGCGCGTATTCGCGCCGGACGACGATCTGCCGATCGTTCCGTCGGTCGTCGACGTGTGGAATTCGGCGAACTGGTATGAGCGCGAAGCGTTCGACCTGTACGGCATCGTCTTCGAAGGCCATCCGGACCTGCGCCGCATCCTGACCGACTACGGCTTCATCGGTCACCCGTTCCGCAAGGATTTCCCGGTCTCCGGTTACGTCGAAATGCGTTACGACCCGGAAGAGAAGCGCGTCGTCTATCAGCCGGTGACGATCGAGCCGCGTGAAATCACGCCGCGCGTGATCCGCGAAGATCGCTATGGCGGTCTGAAACATTAA
- the tpiA gene encoding triose-phosphate isomerase: protein MAKQRAKLVVGNWKMHGRLADNKLLLQAVSQGAGGLPDEVGIGVCVPCPYLAQAQALLNGSRVAWGVQDISAHEQGAFTGEVAAEMAVEFGASYAIVGHSERRAYHLESAELVATKALRALEAGLTPIVCVGETLEQREAGETENVIGMQIDAVLAKLSSDQVSRIVVAYEPVWAIGTGKTATAEQAQAVHAFLRARIAAKGQAAGVALLYGGSVKPENAEQLFRQQDIDGGLIGGASLKHTDFLAICEAAVAANAVR from the coding sequence ATGGCGAAACAACGAGCGAAACTGGTAGTCGGCAACTGGAAAATGCATGGCCGCCTTGCCGACAACAAGCTGCTGCTGCAGGCGGTCTCGCAAGGCGCGGGCGGCTTGCCGGATGAGGTAGGCATCGGCGTTTGCGTGCCGTGTCCGTATCTCGCGCAGGCGCAGGCGCTGCTCAATGGCAGCCGGGTGGCGTGGGGAGTGCAGGATATCTCCGCGCACGAGCAAGGCGCGTTCACCGGTGAAGTCGCGGCGGAAATGGCGGTAGAGTTCGGTGCGTCGTATGCGATTGTTGGTCACTCGGAACGGCGCGCTTACCATCTCGAGAGTGCTGAGCTCGTGGCGACGAAAGCGCTGCGTGCGCTCGAAGCGGGCCTGACGCCGATTGTGTGTGTCGGAGAAACGCTCGAGCAACGCGAAGCTGGCGAAACCGAAAACGTCATCGGCATGCAGATCGATGCCGTGCTCGCGAAGCTGTCGTCCGATCAGGTATCGCGCATCGTAGTCGCTTACGAACCCGTCTGGGCCATCGGAACCGGCAAGACCGCGACGGCCGAACAGGCGCAAGCGGTGCATGCATTTCTGCGTGCGCGGATTGCAGCAAAGGGCCAGGCAGCGGGTGTTGCGCTGTTGTATGGCGGTAGTGTGAAACCGGAAAACGCGGAACAACTGTTTCGCCAGCAGGACATCGATGGCGGCCTGATTGGCGGTGCATCGCTGAAACATACCGATTTCCTTGCGATCTGCGAGGCGGCGGTCGCGGCGAATGCGGTGCGGTAG
- the rpsO gene encoding 30S ribosomal protein S15: MTVAEIKKSDVVAQFARGANDTGSPEVQVALLTSRINELTAHFKAHTKDHHSRRGLLRMVSRRRKLLDYLKGKDADRYRSLIEKLGLRK, translated from the coding sequence ATGACTGTTGCTGAAATCAAAAAATCCGACGTCGTCGCGCAATTCGCTCGCGGCGCCAACGACACCGGCTCCCCCGAAGTGCAGGTCGCACTGCTCACGTCGCGCATCAACGAGCTGACGGCTCACTTCAAGGCCCACACGAAAGACCATCACAGCCGCCGCGGTCTGCTGCGCATGGTGAGCCGCCGTCGCAAGCTGCTCGACTACCTGAAGGGCAAGGACGCCGATCGTTATCGTTCGCTGATCGAGAAGCTGGGTCTGCGTAAGTAA
- a CDS encoding NADH-quinone oxidoreductase subunit A produces MNLAAYFPVLLFLLVGTGLGVALVSIGKILGPSRPDSEKNAPYECGFEAFEDARMKFDVRYYLVAILFIIFDLETAFLFPWGVALRDIGWPGFISMMIFLLEFLLGFAYIWKKGGLDWE; encoded by the coding sequence TTGAACCTCGCAGCCTATTTCCCCGTATTGTTGTTCCTCCTCGTGGGTACCGGTTTAGGCGTAGCACTGGTCAGTATCGGCAAGATCCTCGGTCCCAGCCGGCCCGACAGCGAAAAGAACGCGCCGTACGAATGCGGCTTCGAAGCGTTCGAAGATGCGCGCATGAAGTTCGACGTGCGCTACTACCTTGTCGCCATCCTGTTCATCATTTTCGATCTTGAAACCGCGTTCCTGTTTCCGTGGGGCGTTGCGCTGCGCGATATCGGCTGGCCGGGCTTCATTTCGATGATGATTTTTCTGCTCGAATTCCTGCTGGGCTTCGCCTATATCTGGAAGAAAGGCGGTCTCGACTGGGAATGA
- a CDS encoding NAD(P)H-quinone oxidoreductase, whose product MKAIEITEFGAPEVLKLAERPMPEVKAGEVLVKVAASGVNRPDVFQRKGSYAPPPGASDLPGLEVAGEIVGGTIDAKHNPFGLKMGDRVCGLLAGGGYAEFAAVPLAQCLPVPKGLTDIEAASLPETFFTVWSNVFDRAQLGKGEGGANETFLVQGGSSGIGVTAIQIAHALGFRVFATAGSDDKCRACEALGAERAINYKTEDFVEVVKSLTNDRGVDVILDMVAGSYIARELKALADGGRVAIIALLGGAKAEVNLSDVMRRRLTITGSTLRPRPVEFKAKIAAQLKERVWPHLEDGTIKPVVHRVFPAREAAQAHELMESSTHVGKIVLNWGADS is encoded by the coding sequence ATGAAAGCGATCGAAATTACCGAGTTCGGCGCGCCGGAAGTATTGAAGCTTGCCGAGCGTCCGATGCCGGAAGTGAAAGCGGGCGAAGTGCTGGTCAAGGTGGCTGCGTCCGGCGTGAACCGGCCCGACGTGTTCCAGCGCAAGGGTTCGTATGCGCCGCCGCCGGGCGCGTCCGATCTGCCGGGGCTCGAGGTGGCCGGTGAGATCGTCGGCGGCACGATCGACGCAAAGCACAATCCGTTCGGCCTCAAGATGGGCGATCGCGTATGCGGGCTGCTCGCGGGCGGCGGTTATGCGGAATTTGCCGCAGTGCCGCTCGCGCAGTGTCTGCCGGTGCCGAAGGGACTGACCGACATCGAAGCCGCGTCGCTGCCGGAAACGTTCTTTACGGTCTGGAGCAACGTGTTCGACCGCGCGCAACTGGGCAAGGGCGAAGGCGGCGCGAACGAGACGTTTCTCGTGCAAGGCGGCTCGAGCGGCATCGGCGTGACGGCGATCCAGATCGCCCATGCGCTCGGCTTTCGCGTATTCGCGACCGCGGGTTCCGACGACAAATGCCGCGCGTGCGAAGCGCTCGGCGCCGAGCGCGCGATCAACTACAAGACCGAAGACTTCGTCGAAGTGGTGAAATCACTGACGAACGACCGCGGCGTCGACGTGATTCTCGACATGGTCGCGGGCAGCTATATCGCGCGCGAACTGAAGGCGCTCGCCGATGGCGGCCGCGTCGCGATCATCGCGCTGCTGGGCGGCGCGAAGGCGGAAGTGAACCTGAGCGACGTCATGCGCCGCCGGCTCACCATCACGGGTTCGACGCTGCGTCCGCGGCCTGTCGAATTCAAGGCGAAGATCGCCGCGCAGCTCAAGGAGCGTGTGTGGCCGCATCTCGAAGACGGGACCATCAAGCCGGTCGTGCATCGCGTGTTTCCGGCCCGCGAGGCCGCGCAAGCTCATGAGCTGATGGAAAGCAGCACTCACGTCGGCAAGATCGTGCTGAATTGGGGCGCGGACAGCTGA
- the pnp gene encoding polyribonucleotide nucleotidyltransferase, translating to MSMFNKIVKEFKWGQHTVRLETGEIARQASGAVLVDVEDTVVLATVVGAKTAKPGQDFFPLTVDYIEKTYSAGKIPGGFFRREGRPSEGETLISRLIDRPLRPLFPEGFYNEVQVVIHVMSINPDVPADIPALIGASAALAVSGLPFNGPVGAARVAYINNEYVLNPTRSQIKESRLDLVVAGTERAVLMVESEADQLPEDVMLGAVVFGHEQMQTAIDAIHELVREGGKPEWDWQPAPKNEALIARVNEIAYNELLSAYQTRDKQARSAKLKEVYAATSAKLEAEALATGGVAADKATVGNVLFDIEAKIVRSQILNGEPRIDGRDTRTVRPIEIRTGVLPRTHGSALFTRGETQALVVATLGTKGDEQIIDALEGEYRDRFMLHYNMPPFATGETGRVGSPKRREIGHGRLAKRALVACLPSADEFGYSIRVVSEITESNGSSSMASVCGGCLALMDAGVPMKAHVAGIAMGLILEGNKFAVLTDILGDEDHLGDMDFKVAGTADGVTALQMDIKIQGITKEIMQVALAQAKEGRMHILGKMTSAVSGANTQLSEFAPRMITIKINPEKIRDVIGKGGSVIRALTEETGTTIDISDDGVVTIASTSAEGMAEAKKRIENITMEVEVGQIYEGTVLKLLDFGAIVNILPGKDGLLHISEIANERIKDINDYLKEGQQVKVKVIQTDEKGRVRLSAKALLNDGAATQPESTPQ from the coding sequence ATGTCTATGTTTAACAAGATCGTCAAAGAATTTAAGTGGGGGCAGCATACGGTTCGCCTCGAGACGGGCGAAATCGCCCGCCAGGCGAGCGGTGCCGTGCTCGTTGACGTCGAAGATACGGTCGTGCTCGCCACCGTCGTCGGTGCGAAGACCGCCAAGCCGGGCCAGGATTTCTTTCCGCTGACGGTCGACTACATCGAAAAGACCTACTCGGCAGGCAAGATTCCGGGCGGTTTCTTCCGCCGCGAAGGCCGTCCGTCGGAAGGCGAAACGCTGATCTCGCGCCTCATCGATCGTCCGCTGCGTCCGCTTTTCCCGGAAGGCTTCTATAACGAAGTGCAGGTCGTCATCCACGTGATGTCGATCAACCCGGACGTGCCGGCCGACATCCCCGCGCTGATCGGCGCATCGGCTGCGCTCGCGGTGTCGGGCCTGCCGTTCAACGGCCCGGTCGGCGCCGCGCGTGTCGCGTACATCAACAACGAATACGTGCTGAACCCGACGCGCTCGCAGATCAAGGAATCGCGTCTGGACCTCGTCGTCGCCGGTACCGAGCGTGCCGTGCTGATGGTCGAATCCGAAGCGGACCAACTGCCCGAAGACGTGATGCTCGGCGCGGTCGTGTTCGGCCACGAGCAGATGCAAACGGCGATCGACGCGATCCACGAACTCGTGCGCGAAGGCGGCAAGCCCGAGTGGGACTGGCAGCCGGCGCCGAAGAACGAAGCGCTGATCGCGCGCGTCAACGAAATCGCTTACAACGAACTGCTTTCCGCTTATCAAACGCGTGACAAGCAGGCGCGTTCGGCGAAGCTGAAGGAAGTCTACGCAGCGACGTCGGCGAAGCTCGAAGCAGAAGCGCTCGCAACGGGCGGCGTTGCGGCCGATAAGGCGACGGTCGGCAATGTGCTGTTCGATATCGAAGCGAAGATCGTCCGTTCGCAAATCCTGAACGGCGAGCCGCGCATCGACGGCCGCGATACGCGCACCGTGCGTCCGATCGAGATCCGCACGGGCGTGCTGCCGCGCACGCACGGTTCGGCGCTCTTCACGCGCGGCGAAACGCAGGCGCTCGTCGTCGCGACGCTCGGCACGAAGGGCGACGAGCAGATCATCGACGCGCTCGAAGGCGAATACCGCGACCGCTTCATGCTCCACTACAACATGCCGCCGTTCGCGACCGGCGAAACGGGCCGCGTCGGGTCGCCGAAGCGCCGCGAAATCGGCCACGGGCGTCTGGCCAAGCGCGCGCTCGTCGCGTGCCTGCCGAGCGCCGACGAATTCGGCTATTCGATTCGCGTCGTGTCGGAAATCACCGAGTCGAACGGTTCGTCGTCGATGGCGTCGGTGTGCGGCGGCTGTCTCGCGCTGATGGACGCCGGCGTGCCGATGAAGGCGCACGTCGCCGGCATCGCGATGGGCCTGATCCTCGAAGGCAACAAGTTCGCGGTGTTGACCGACATCCTCGGCGACGAAGATCATCTCGGCGACATGGACTTCAAGGTGGCCGGTACCGCCGACGGCGTGACCGCGCTGCAGATGGACATCAAGATCCAGGGCATCACGAAGGAAATCATGCAGGTCGCGCTCGCCCAGGCGAAGGAAGGCCGCATGCATATCCTTGGCAAGATGACCTCGGCCGTGTCGGGCGCGAACACGCAACTGTCCGAGTTCGCCCCGCGCATGATCACGATCAAGATCAATCCGGAAAAGATTCGCGACGTGATCGGCAAGGGCGGCTCGGTGATCCGCGCGCTGACCGAAGAAACGGGCACGACGATCGACATCTCCGACGACGGCGTCGTGACGATCGCGAGCACGAGCGCGGAAGGCATGGCCGAAGCGAAGAAACGCATCGAAAACATCACGATGGAAGTCGAAGTCGGCCAGATCTACGAAGGCACGGTGCTCAAGCTGCTCGACTTCGGCGCGATCGTGAATATCCTGCCGGGCAAGGACGGTCTGCTGCATATCTCCGAGATCGCGAACGAGCGCATCAAGGACATCAACGACTATCTGAAGGAAGGCCAGCAGGTGAAGGTCAAGGTCATCCAGACGGATGAAAAGGGCCGCGTGCGGTTGTCGGCAAAGGCGCTGCTGAACGACGGCGCCGCGACGCAACCCGAATCGACCCCGCAGTAA
- a CDS encoding 2-isopropylmalate synthase has protein sequence MADKLIIFDTTLRDGEQSPGASMTKEEKIRIAKQLERMKVDVIEAGFAASSNGDFDAIQTIASTIKDSTVCSLARANDKDIQRAADALKPADHFRIHTFIATSPLHMEKKLRMTPEQVFEQAKLAVRFARKFTNDVEFSPEDGSRSDMDFLCRVLEAVIAEGATTINIADTVGYGVPELYGNLVKTLRERIPNSDKAVFSVHCHNDLGMAVANSLAGVQIGGARQVECTINGLGERAGNTSLEEIVMAVKTRKDYFSLDVGLDTTQIVPTSKLVSQITGFVVQPNKAVVGANAFAHASGIHQDGVLKARDTYEIMRAEDVGWTANKIVLGKLSGRNAFKQRLQELGISLDSEAELNTAFSRFKELADRKAEIFDEDIIAIVTEESAEAQEKEHYKFVSLSQRSETGEQPHARIVFSVEGKEVTAEARGNGPVDATMNAIESEVGSGAEFLLYSVNAITTGTQAQGEVTVRLSKAGRVVNGVGTDPDIVAASAKAYIAALNRLYTGVDKLNPQRS, from the coding sequence ATGGCAGACAAGCTGATCATTTTCGACACGACGTTGCGTGACGGCGAGCAGTCGCCCGGCGCGTCGATGACGAAGGAAGAGAAAATCCGTATCGCGAAGCAGCTCGAGCGGATGAAGGTGGACGTGATCGAAGCCGGCTTTGCGGCAAGCTCGAACGGCGACTTCGATGCGATCCAGACGATTGCGTCGACAATCAAGGACAGCACCGTCTGCTCGCTCGCCCGCGCGAACGACAAAGACATTCAGCGCGCCGCCGACGCGTTGAAGCCCGCCGATCATTTCCGCATCCATACGTTTATCGCGACGTCGCCGCTGCACATGGAAAAGAAGTTGCGGATGACGCCGGAGCAGGTGTTCGAGCAGGCGAAACTCGCGGTGCGCTTCGCGCGCAAATTCACGAACGACGTCGAGTTCTCGCCCGAAGACGGCAGCCGCTCGGATATGGACTTCCTGTGCCGCGTGCTCGAAGCGGTGATCGCCGAAGGCGCGACGACCATCAATATCGCGGACACGGTCGGCTACGGCGTACCGGAGCTCTACGGCAATCTCGTGAAGACGCTGCGCGAGCGCATTCCGAACTCGGACAAGGCCGTGTTTTCCGTGCACTGCCATAACGATCTCGGCATGGCGGTCGCCAATTCGCTGGCCGGCGTGCAGATCGGCGGGGCGCGTCAGGTCGAGTGCACGATCAACGGTCTCGGCGAGCGCGCGGGCAATACGTCGCTCGAAGAAATCGTCATGGCCGTGAAAACGCGCAAGGACTATTTCAGCCTCGACGTCGGCCTCGATACGACGCAGATCGTGCCGACCTCGAAGCTCGTGTCGCAAATCACCGGTTTCGTCGTGCAGCCGAACAAGGCGGTGGTCGGCGCGAACGCCTTTGCGCATGCGTCGGGTATTCACCAGGACGGCGTGCTGAAGGCGCGCGATACCTACGAAATCATGCGCGCGGAAGATGTGGGCTGGACCGCGAACAAGATCGTGCTCGGCAAGCTCTCGGGCCGCAATGCGTTCAAGCAGCGTCTGCAGGAACTGGGCATTTCGCTCGACAGCGAAGCCGAACTCAACACCGCGTTCTCGCGCTTCAAGGAACTCGCCGACCGCAAAGCCGAAATTTTCGACGAGGACATCATCGCGATCGTCACCGAGGAATCGGCCGAAGCGCAGGAGAAGGAGCATTACAAGTTCGTGTCGCTCTCGCAGCGCTCGGAGACGGGTGAGCAGCCGCATGCGCGGATCGTGTTCTCGGTCGAAGGCAAGGAGGTCACGGCCGAAGCGCGCGGCAATGGTCCCGTCGACGCGACGATGAACGCGATCGAAAGCGAAGTCGGCAGCGGCGCGGAATTCCTGCTGTATTCGGTGAACGCGATTACGACCGGCACGCAGGCGCAGGGCGAGGTGACCGTGCGGTTGTCGAAGGCCGGGCGAGTGGTCAACGGCGTCGGCACCGATCCCGATATCGTCGCGGCTTCGGCGAAGGCATATATCGCGGCGCTGAACCGCCTTTACACCGGTGTGGACAAGCTCAATCCACAGCGCTCGTAA